In Geotalea uraniireducens, the genomic window TATGGGGAAGCGGGGCCAGCCGTGGCACCGCCCTCCCTATCCGGCCCAGCGGGGACTCTGGGGCTCGCCCACCCTGATCAACAACGTCGAAACCCTGGCGGCGGTCCCGGTCGTGATCGGCCGCGGTGCCGACTGGTTTGCCGGGGTCGGTACGGCGCGGAGCAAGGGGACCAAGGTCTACGCCCTGAGCGGCCAGGTGGAAACCACCGGGCTGATCGAGGTGCCGATGGGGACCACCCTGCGGGAGGTGGTCTTCGAGATCGGCGGCGGCATCCCTTCCGGCAAGCAGTTCAAGGCGGCCCAGACCGGCGGCCCGAGCGGCGGCAGCATCCCGGCCGAGCACCTGGATACTCCGCTGGACTATGAGAGCCTGGAGGCAATCGGCACTATCATGGGCTCCGGCGGGCTGATCATCATGGACGAAACGAGCTGTATGCCGGACGTCGCCTCGTTTTTCCTCGATTTCTGCCGCGACGAGAGCTGCGGCAAGTGCGTCCCCTGCCGGGTTGGCACCATCGAGATGCACCGGCTGCTCCGGCGGATTACCAGCGGCACTGCCACCATGGATGACCTTTACCGGCTGGAGGAACTCTGTGATCTGGTCGGCGCCACCAGCCTCTGCGGCCTCGGGATGACGGCGCCGAACCCGGTGGTCAGCACCCTGCGTTATTTCCGGGCCGAATACGAAGCCCACATCCGCGAACGCCGCTGCCCTGCCGGCGCCTGCAGCATCGAGCCACTCCCCCCCGGTCCGGAAGGGCCGGAACTGCTTCATGCGGCGGGCGCTCCCGAGGAGGCCGACTGATGCCCGTCATTACCCTGTCGATCGACGACGAGCTGGTCAGCGGCCGCGCCGACGAGTCGCTGCTCCAGGTGATCCGCGAGCATGGCATCACCCTGCCGACCCTCTGCCACATGGAAGGGCTGAGCGAACGGGGCGGCTGCCGGCTCTGCATTGTCGAGGTGGAGGGGGCGGCGCGGCCGCTGCCGGCCTGCACGACCCCGGCCCGCGAAGGGATGGTGGTGCGGACCGATACCGAGCGGCTGCGACGTTACCGGCGGATGATCGTCGAACTGATGCTGGCCGAACGGAACCACTACTGCGCCGTCTGCGTTTCCATCGGTAATTGCGAGCTGCAGCGCGTCGCCGCTGCCCTCGGCGTCGATCATGTGCGCTACGAGTACCTTTCCCCCCGCCTTTCCATGGATCTTTCCCACGACCGGTTCGGCATCGACCACAACCGCTGCATCCTCTGCACCCGCTGCGTCCGGGTCTGCGACGAGGTGGAAGGGGTCCATACTTGGGACATCTCCGGCCGCGGGGTGCGGAGCCGGATCATTGCCGACCTCAACCATCCCTGGGGAACTAGTGACAGCTGCACGAGCTGCGGCAAGTGTGTCCAGGTCTGCCCGACCGGCGCACTTTTCACCAAGGGGGTGGTCGTCGGTGAAATGGTCAAGGACCCGGGAATGTTGCTGCGGGTACTGGAAGGACGCGAGAAAAAGGAGTGGGCGGGCTGATGGCGGTGCGGTCGCGGGAGGCGTTAATGAACAGGAAACGGGGCGGGAAGGTCCGTTTGGCCACGGTTTGGCTCGGCGGCTGCTCGGGGTGCCATATGAGCTTTCTCGATCTGGACGAACGGCTGATCGAACTGGCCGGCCAGGCGGAACTGGTCTTCAGCCCCTTCATCGATACCAAGGAATTTCCGGCGGGGGTGGACGTGGCCCTCGTGGAGGGGGCGGTCAACAACCGGGCGAACCTGGCAATGGCCGAAACGATTCGCGCCCGTAGCCGGTCCGTGGTGAGCCTTGGGGATTGTGCGGTCACCGGCAATGTCACCAGCATGCGGAATATCCTGCCGGTGGCGGCGACGCTGGCACCGTTCGGCGGTACGGGGGAGGCGCCGTTCCGTTTCGATTATGCTGCGGTGCCGGAGCTGCTCCCCCGGGCGCTGCCGCTCCACCAGGTGATTGCCGTCGACGGTTTCGTCCCCGGCTGTCCGCCCGATCCGGATCGGATCTGGACGGCGATCGGCTGTCTGCTGCGCGGCGAGCCGGTGCAACTCCCCGAGGAGATGCGCAGTTTCGGCTAGGTCAGACCAGGCAAAGAAAAGGACCCGAAGAATTTATGTCCCAGACGATAACCATCGATCCCGTTACCCGCATCGAAGGACATGCGACCATCACTATCCGGCTCGACGACGCCGGCGAAGTGGCCGATGCCCGCTTTCACGTCACCGAGTTCCGGGGGTTCGAACAGTTCTGTATCGGCCGTAGCATCTGGGAGATGCCCGGCCTGACCGCCCGGATCTGCGGCATCTGCCCCGTCAGCCATTCCATCGCCGCCGCCCGGGCCGGCGACGCCATCCTCGGTGTCCGCATCCCCCCGGCTGCCGCCTTGCTGCGCCGGTTGGCCAATCATGCCTCGCTGATCCAGAGTCACGCCCTGAGCTTCTTTCACCTGAGCGCTGCCGATCTGCTGCTCGGCATGGAGAGCGATCCGGCCCGGCGCAACCTGGTCGGGCTGCTGGAAAGCCGGCCCGACGTCGCTCGGAATGGCATTCGCCTGCGCCAGATCGGCCAGCGGATCGTCACCCTAGTGGCCGGCCAGAGCGTCCATCCCTCCTGGACGGCTCCCGGCGGCGTCCGCGTGCCGCTTGCTCCCGCCCGGCGCGACGAGATTGCCGCCCTGCTGCCGGATGGTTTTGCCATCGTCCGCGCCGGCTTGGCCCTGCTCGACGAGATTTATCAGCGCCACGCCGCCGAAATCGGCGCCTGCGGCGATTTCCCGTCGCTCTTCGCCGGGCTGGTCGCGGCGGACGGCGGCCTGGAATATTACGACGGCCTGTTCCGCTTTACCGATTCCCACGGGGTGATCGTGGAGGAAATTCCACCGGAGCATTACGATCTGGTGGTCGGTGAACGGGCGGAATCGTGGAGCTATATGCAGTTTCCCTATTTCCTCGCCCGGGCCGACAGCGAGGATCGGGGGATGTACCGGGTGGGGCCGCTGGCCCGGCTCAATATCTGCGACAGTGCCGGCACTCCCGAAGCCGACCGGGAGCTTCTGGCGTTCCGTGCCCAGCGGAGCGGGGAGTGGGGGGCGGTTACCGGCAGCTTCCACTACCATCATGCCCGGCTGATCGAGATCCTCCATGCCCTGGAGCGGATTCGGGAGATCCTCGACAATCCGGACCTGCTCGACCACCACGTCCGGAGCGAGGCGGGGGTCAACCGCCCGACCGGGGTCGGCGTCTGCGAGGCGCCGCGCGGCATCCTCTTCCATGATTACGAAGTCGACGACAACGGCATCATCCAGCGACTCAACCTGCTGATCGCCACCGGCCAGAACAATCTGGCGATGAACCGGACGATTCGCCAGCTGGCCGGCGCCTTCATCAAGGGGGGGCAGTTCAGCGAGGGGATTCTCAACCGGATCGAGCACGGCATCCGTGCCTACGATCCGTGCCTTTCCTGTGCAACCCATGCCTACGGCCGGATGCCGCTGCGGCTCCAGCTTCTCGCTCCCGAAGGCACTCTGCTCGACCAGCTGGCGCGGCCGTGACGACGGGGCGACAATGATCCTGCTGATCGGCTACGGCAATCGGCTGCGGCGGGACGACGGCCTCGGGCCGGCGTTGCTCGACCTGGCCGGGGCGCGGTTCGCGGCGCCGGACCTCTGCACTTTCGAGCTGCAGCAGCTCGTACCGGAGCTGGCCGCCGAACTGGCGGCGCCGGGGGTGACCGCGGCGCTGTTTCTCGACGCCGGGCCGGCCGATGCCGCTTCCCCGCCGGGAACGGTCACGGTCAGCCAGCTGCTGCCGAGGGTCGATGGCTCGCCGCTCGGCCACCAGCTGGCGCCGGAAGAGCTGCTGACGGTTGCGCGGGCGCTTTACGGTGCGACGCCGGCGGCGTGGCTGGTGACGGTGGCGGGGGCGGATTTTGGCTACGGCGGGGAATTGAGCGCGGCGGTGCGGAGCGGCCTTGACGAAGCGCTGGCGGTGGTCGGCACGCTGCTGACGACGATCAGGGGAGAAGCACCGGCAACCGCTCGGTCAGCCGGATCTCGTCCGGGGTGACCAGCGCCCGGTAGGCGAGTGGCTCCACCCCGTTCTCCGCCGCCAGGCGGAGCAGCCGCCCGTATTCGGGGTCGATGGCGTCCGCCGGGGCGACGCTGCTGCCATCGGCCCGCTGGACGACAAAGAAGATTACCCCCCGGTCGCCGGCCCGCACTACCGCCATCAGCTCCCGCAGGTGTTTCTGTCCCCGCGCGGTCACCGCGTCGGGGAAGAGGGCGAGCCCCCCTTCGACCAGCGTGACGTTCTTCACCTCGACGTAGCAGCGCCTGCCGGCGCCCTCCAGCAGCAGGTCGATCCGGCTGTTGGTCCCGTAGGGGACTTCGGGGCGGAGGTGCGGGTAGCCCTGGAGTTCGGCGACAATCCCCCCCTCGATCCCTTCCCGGACGAGATGGTTGGGGAGCGCCGTGTTGATGCCGATCCAGCCGCCGTCGGCGTGGACCAGTTCCCAGGTATGGGCGTATTTGCGGGTCGGCTTGTCGCTGCGGGAGAGCAGTACCGGGCTGCCGGGCCGGTTGCAGCCGCGCATGCTCCCCGAGTTGGGGCAGTGGGCGGTGATCACCGTGCCGTCGGCCAGTGCCACGTCGGCGAGAAAGCGCTGGTAGCGGCGGAGCAGGGTACCGGGGTAGAGCGGAGCGGGGAGGTGCATCGCTATCCACCGCAACTGCAGCAGGAACAGGTGAGTCCTTTGGCTTTTTGCAGTGCCTCGCGCCCTTCGCGGTAGGCGAAGTAGCCGATCAGCAGGGCGCCGAGGGCGTCGCAGCCGCCGATGCCGGTCAGCTCGTAGCCGGCGCTGGCCGCCAGGAGCACCAGCGAGAGATAGAGGCAGGCCCGGGAACAGGCGGCGTCGGCGAGGAGTGCCGGTGATTCGAGGGCAATGCCGACCCGGGTCTTGGCGCGGATCAACAGCCACATCAGGGCGATGGAAACGAGGGAGACGACGATCCCCCAGATGGTGGTCGTCGGCCGGTGATGCTGGAAGAGCGAGAGCCCGGCCGAGACGGCCAGCCCGACCGTCAGCAGGTAGAAGGCTCCGCCGGTGATCCGTAACGCCCGGCGCTCGAATTCGTCGCGGCTTTCGCCGCCGTTGGCCCGGATGCGGCGGATCAGGTGCCAGATGCCGATCCCCGAGATCACCTCGACGAAGGAATCGACGCCGAAGCCGAACAGGGAGAGCGTTTCGTCGCTGGCGCCGAGCCAGACGGAAACGACTCCTTCGATAATGTTGTAACCGATGGTGAACAGTGCCAGTAGGTTGGCGGTGCGGTACAGACGGTCGCGGGACGGGGGCATAACGGCCTCTTTCTCTCATGAACGGATGATTCCACTGTAGTCAACCTCCTTGACATCTGCAACAGCTAAATGATATTTGTGCATATGCACACAAAGCCGGGACGGCAGTGCCGTCCCGGCCCTTTGGGGAGTTTCCATGTCGCCACGCAAGAAAAAGCAACGCAACTGCGTCTGTCCGCTTCGGGACAAGCTCGGCCAGGTATTCAAGCCGGCCGGCACCCCGCTCAAGGAGCTGGAGGTGCTCATCCTCGAGCATGACGAGCTGGAAGCGCTCTACCTGTGCGACGGCCAGGACCTGAACCAGGAACGGGCCGGAGAAATGATGGGGGTATCGCGGGGAACGGTCCAGCGGTTGCTGACCCAGGGGCGGAAGAAGGTGGTCGAGGCCCTGGTCGGCATGAAGGCCCTGGCCGTGGCCGGCGATTTCCCCGGGGAACAGCCGACCGGCCAACCGGCCGAGGATTAAACGACAGCAGCTATTTCAACATGACAGGGAGGATGCGGTGAGCGGAGGAGAAGAAAAAGTCACGGTGAAAGGGTGCGGCGGCGATGAGGCCCGTCGCTTGCGGGAGCTGAAGGAAACCATCGATCTCCAGGAGAATATTATGGAGATCAAGCACAAGATTGTCGTGCTGTCGGGCAAGGGAGGGGTCGGCAAAAGCTCGGTGGCGGCCAACTTGGCGGTGGCGCTGGCGCTGGCGGGGAAAAAGACCGGTCTCCTCGATGTCGACATCCACGGTCCTTCGATTCCGACGATCCTCGGTATCGAAGGGACCCTGCCGGGCCAGGACGAAGGGAAAATCATTCCCGTGCCGTATAACGACAATCTGAAAGTGATGTCGGTGGGGCTTTTGCTCGGCGACCAGAGCGAAGCCATCATCTGGCGCGGACCGGCCAAGCATGGGGTGATCAAGCAGTTCCTTTCCGCCGTTGCCTGGGGGCCGCTCGACTACTTGGTCGTCGATTGCCCGCCCGGTACCGGCGACGAACCGCTGTCGGTGATCCATCTGCTCGGGAGTGCCGACGGTGCGGTGATCGTCACCACGCCGCAGGATGTCGCCCTGACCGATGTCCGGAAATCGGTGACCTTCTGCCGGCAGCTCAAATTGCCGCTGCTGGGGGTGGTGGAGAATATGAGCGGCTTCGCCTGTCCGCATTGCGGCGAGGTGGTCGACATCTTCAAGAGCGGCGGTGGCGAACGGCTGGCGACGGAGATGGACGTGCCGTTCCTTGGCCGGATTCCGTTGGAGCCGGAGATGGTCAGCGCCGGTGACAGCGGCAAGCCGCTGGTGGAGCATCATCGTGAACTGGCGGCCGCCAGTGCCTTCAGCAGCGTGGTTGGCAAGATCGTCGCCGCTGTCGACTAACCACAGCGGCTAATTCAGCTGCGGCCCGGTAAACGAAAGCCGGTCGGCACCTCCTGCGGGAGAGCGCCGGCCGGCTTTCGCCGTTTCGTCAGGCGGCGTGGCGGAGCTGTTCGCCAACCGTCAGGCCGATTGCATGACTGTCCATGCTGAGCCGGACCGCCAGCGAGACCGCCAGCGCAATCAGCGTCGGATTGGCGATCCTGATCCTGATGCAGCAATCGTGCATGCCGAGATCGCGCAGCCAGTCAGTCAGCTTGGTGATGCCGTTGCGGTCGCTGGCGAACGATTTATGGAGATGCCGGCCGTTGACCGGCATGAGGACGCCGAGTTCCTCTGACGATACCTCGACGATCAGATCGGGGAAATACATGGTAGGTTCTCCTCCGCATTTCCAGCGGGTGCCGGCGGCGGTGACCCGCCGGTTCGGTTACGATGCGAATGCACCATGTCCTGCCGGTTCGGTGAAAAACGGCCGGAGTTGCCGGGCCAGGGCCTGCTGGGCGGTGGTCAGCAAGCTGAAGATGCCATTGGCAATCCGGGCTCGGCAAACGGCCAGCTCGGCCAGTGCCGTCGCCTGTCGGCCGGCCAGGGTCCGGACCGCCGCTTCGTCGAACGGGACGGCGATTGCCGTCTCGCGGAGCTGGCAGTGGAACTGCCGGAGCTGTCGTTGCAGCAGGCGGGTTGTCTTCACTTCGGCGGCAAGGATTGCCTGGATTTGCCGCTCCTGGGCTGCCGTCAGCCCGAGAACCCGGGCCAGCTGCCGCAACTGCGGTTGGTCGAACTCCAGCGCTTCTTCGCAGCATCGTTCTTCCTGCCGGTTTGCCTCCGCCTTTGCCGGTCGGTAGAACAGACCGCCATCGGCGGCCATGGCTCCGGCAAGGACGATCATCGCGGCAGGGCTCAGTTCCTGTTTCATCTCCCGACGCTCCTCCTGGCTGCGGTCACGCAGCCCACTGAACTGATCCGACTGCGACAATAGTAACGCAGGAGAAGTAAAGTGTGGGTTAAGAGGGCGATATGACAGGTAAATTTTAGTTAAGAAACGTTGCCGTCCCGTGGTGGTGACGTTCCGGCGGTGCCATCGTAAAGCCGCTCGCCGCCGGGATCGGTCAGCGTCACCCCCTGGCGCTGGAGTAACTCGCCGGTGGCCTGCCAGTACTGGGTCACCGCATTGACGTAATTTGCCCGGGCGGTGATCTGATCGTCCCTGGCCGTTGCCAGGTCGTTCTCTACGTCGAGCACGTCCTTGATGGTGGCGAGGCCGACGGCGCTTTTTTTCAGGTACGCCTGCAGCCGCTCTTCGGCATAAGCGCGGGCCTTGTCGGTCACCTCCAGCTGCTTGTAACCGGCGGAGACGGCTCTAATGGCGCTGCGGACCTCGTTGGCCGTGCTTTCTTCGAGGCTTTTCAGCTGGGTTCTGCTCTGCTCGGCCTTCAGCCGGTTCCGGATCAGCTCGTTTTTCGCGGCAGTATTGCCGAGTGGATAGGAAAACTGTAGTCCGACGCTCCAGACCGGGTAGTCGGTGGAGCCAACCCGTTCCAGTGCCCGGTTGTAATCCTGTGCCAGGCCGGTGGTGCCGATACTGCCGGTAAACGACAGGTCGGGGCGGGTGCGGTTGACGGCCACCCGGGTCTGGAGATCGTCGATTTTAAGATTGACGCGGGCGGTTTTCAGTTCGGTCCGTTCCCGGAGCGCCCGGTCGATTGCCTTGCGTTCGTCGATGGACAGCGGCGCACCTGCCGGTGCCTCCGTCGGGACGATTTCCGCCCCCTTGTCCACCTGGAGCAGCAGCCGCAGCACGTCTTCCTGGTCCTGGACCGCCCGTTCGGCGTCAATCAGCTCCTTTTCCCGCAAAGCGACGCCGTATTCGGCGTTGGTGATCTCCATGCTCGGCAGTACCCCGGCATTGACCCGGCCGCGGGTATCGGCGAGGACCTGTTCGGCCAGTTTGAGGGAGGCCTGTTTGACCGCCAATTCGTCGCGGAGGCTGTAAAGTTTGTAATATTCGGTCCGTACCTGGGCCACGGTGGCGATCAGCCTGGTGGTGAACTGTTCCTGGGCCGCGTCCTTTCCGTATCCTGCTACGGCAATGTTCAACTCAGTAGCTTCCCGGCCGAAATTTTTCAAGAGCGGCTGGGCGAAGGTCAAATTGAACTCCGACTCGTAGTAGCGATCGAGAAACCCTCTGGTCGGATCGGCATTGTTGCGGTTCCAGCTGTTGGTCAGGGCGGCGCCGATCGTTCCACCGCTCGGCAGCAGCCGGCTGATTCCCAGATCGTAAGTGAGCGTTCGTTCCTTGTTGGTGTCGGCCCCGGCGAGGAAGCTGCTGGCCGGCAGCGTCGTCGAATCGGTGTAGGTGGTGGAGAGGGTGAGGGCCGGGTCGTAGATCCCACGATTCTGCCGGACCGTAGCTTCGGCCATTGCCGGATTATAGAGCTCCGCCTTGACGTCGAGGTTCCGTTCCACTGCCAGTTTCACCGCCTCGGTGAGGGTCAGGTTGAGGGGGGCTCCCCACGCCCGGAGGGGGAGGAGCGCCAGGAGCAGGAGGGCTCCCCGGGCGAGGCGGAACCGATGGGCGCGATGAGGGTTCCTCATTGCAAACAGCCTCCGTATTGCCGCTCTCCGAGGGGGATGGCGAGAAAGCGCCAGTAGTCGCCGTTACGGATCAGCAGCCGGATTGGCAGCGCCGGCGGATGGAGCTGCAGCCGCTGTTCCACCTCCGGCAAAGCGGCAACCGGCGTGCCATCCACCTCGCAAATGATGTCGCCGGCGGTTACGCCGGCCAGGTCGGCAGTCCCACCTGTCCGGGTGCCGAGGACGACGATTCCCCGCAATTGGCTGACTCCCCGTTTTGCCAGGTAGGAGTTGCCGACTTCGGCGACGATCAGTCCCAATGCCGTCAACCACATTGCCGGATGATGTTCGTTGACCAGCTCTTCGTAGCGGTCCAGCTCCATGAGCTGTCTCCTTTCATTCAATATTCGACAGGTTGAAATCATGTCCGTTGCCGTGCCGTCCACTGCCGCGGCTACTCGTAACGTAATGCTTCGATCGGGTTCAGGGCTGCCGCCTTGCGGGCCGGATAGAAGCCGAAGAAGATGCCGACCCCGGCCGAGAAGGCGAAGGCGATGAGAATCGACTGGGCCGAAATCAGCACTGGCCAGCCGAGAAATTTCGAAACGACGGTGGCGCCGATCACGCCGAGGATCATGCCGATGATTCCGCCGCTGGTGGTCAAAAGCACCGCTTCGGTCAGGAACTGGAGCAGGATGTTCCGCTGCCGGGCACCGATCGCCATCCGGATGCCGATCTCCCTGGTCCGCTCCGTCACCGAGACGAGCATGATGTTCATGATGCCTATCCCGCCGACGATCAGCGAGATGGATGCCACCGCGCCGAGGAGCAGCGACATCACCTGGGACGATTGCTGAGCAACGGCGAGTAGCTCAGAGAGATTCCGGACGGTGAAATCCGCTTCGCGGGTCGGTCCGATCCGGTGCCGCTGGTTGAGGAGGGCCGTAACCTCTTGTTCAGCCGAGGAAAGCGCCTGTTCGCTCGCTGCTTTAACCATGATGGCCCCGACGGTGCCGACGAACTGGGTGCCGAAGAGCTTGCGCTGGGCGGTGCGGAGCGGCACCAGTACCACGTCGTCCTGGTCGTTCCCCATGGTCGACTGCCCCTTGGACTCAAGCAACCCGACCACGGTAAAAGGGATTTTCTTGATCCGGATGATCTTGCCGACCGGATCCTCGCTGCCGAACAGATTGCTTGCCACCGTCTGGCCGAGCAGGCAGGTTTTGGCGGCACCGTCCTGATCGGCGGTGGAGAGGTTCCGGCCATCGACGACCGCCCAGTCCCGCACTGCCAGGTAATCGGGCGTAACGCCGTAGATGATCGTCGACCAGTTCTGATTCCCGTAGACTATCTGGGCGGTTCCCCGGACGTTAGGCGCGACCATGGCCACCGACGGGCATTCGCTGGCGATGGCCCGCGCATCGTCGTCGGTGAGGGTCGGGGCGCTGCCGGCGCCGGCCCGCAATCCGCCGCTGGTGGTCGAGCCGGGGAGCACCAGCAGCAGGTTGCTGCCGATGCTGGAGATCTGGTCGGCAACCATCTTGCTCGCCCCGGAGCCGATGGCGACCATGGTGATTACCGCGGCAATGCCAATGATGATTCCGAGCATGGTCAGGAAGGAGCGCATCAGGTTGCTGCGTAACGCCCGGAAGGCGATTCGCAGAGACATCAGCAGTTCCATGGGTGTTCCTCCCTGCCGGCGGCGGCCTCGGTCGGCATCGCTACCGGTGCGTCGGCGATGATCCGCCCGTCACGGAAGGTGATGTTTCGTTTGGTGAAGGCGGCTACCTCCGGTTCGTGAGTGACCATAATAAGGGTGATCCCCTGGCGGTTGAGCTGCTGGAAGATTCCCATCACCTCCGCAGTGGTTCGGGTGTCGAGGTTGCCGGTCGGTTCGTCGGCCAAAATGATCGCCGGTTCGTTGACCAGCGCGCGGGCAATGGCGACCCGCTGCTGCTGGCCGCCGGACAGCTGGTTCGAATAGTGGTCGGCTCGTTCGCCGAGCCCGACCCGTTCCAGGGCGGCCAGCGCCCGACGGTGCCGTTCGGCGGCGGCAACGCCGCGGTAGATGAGCGGCAGCTCCACATTTTCCCGGGCGGTCGTCCGGGCCAGCAGGTTGAACCCCTGGAAGACGAAGCCGAGCCGGGCGTTGCGGATTGCCGCCAACTGATCCTTACCCATCGTTGCCACGTCGATTCCTTCCAGGTGGTAACTTCCCGAGCTAGGGGTATCGAGACAGCCGACGATATTCATACAGGTTGATTTACCGCTCCCCGAGGCACCCATGATGGCGACGAATTCGCCTTCGGCCACGGTGAACGATACTCCCCGCAGTGCTTCCACCCGCTGATCTCCCATCTGGTAGACCTTGGTAATGTCGGTAAAAGTAACGACGTTAGCCATTCAGAACCTCGGACCGAAATGGCCGCCGGTGCCGTTTTTCTTCTCGGCCGAGAGGGTGCCGACGATCACCTGATCGCCCTCCTTGAGCCCGCCGCCGACCAATTCGATAAAGGTGTCGTTGCTGATACCGGTGGTCACCCGGACCGGCTGGGCCTTGCCGTCCGGTCCGGGCAAGAAAACTCTCTCTCCGTCGCTCCCTTTCTTTCCGCTCTTCGCCGTGTTCCCCCGGGACCGTTTGCCGCCGTCGGTCGCCGGCTTGAAGCGGAGCGCCGCTGCGGGGAGCGTCAGCACGTTCTCTTTCCGGTTCGTCTCGATGGCGACGTTGGCGGTCATCCCCGGTTTCAGGCGGAGGTCCTTGTTGTCGACCCCCACCACCACCACGTACGTTACCACGTTGGAAACGGTGACCGGGGCGTTTCGCACCTGCGTGACATTGCCGGCGAACTTGACATTGGGATAGGCATCGACGGTAAAGGCGACCGGCTGCCCCAGCCGTACCCGGCTGATATCCGACTCGTCGACGCTCGTTTCGATCTGCATCCGGGTGAGGTCCTGGGCGATGGTGAACAGCGTTGGCGTTTGCAGCGAGGCGGCCACTGTCTGGCCGACGTCGACGCTGCGGGAAATGACCACCCCGTCCACCGGCGAGCGGATGGTGGCGTTATTCAGGTTGGTTTGGGCCTGGCGGAGGGCGCCGCGCATCTGGACGATCGTTGCTGCGGCGCTCTGGATTCCGGCCTGGGCGGTATCGCTGGTCGTCTGGGCAGTGTCGAAATCGCTCTGGGCGACAATGCCGTCCTTGAGCAGTTGCCGGTTGCGCTCAAGGGTCCGCCGGGCGTCGGCGGCGGTAACCTTGGCCTTTTGCAGGTTTGCTTCGGCGGCGAGGAGGTTGCCGCGTGCCTGTTCCACCTGGGCGTTGAAAATGGCCGGATCGAGGCGGGCAATGACCTGTCCCCTCCGAACCGGCGAATTGTAGTCGACGAACAGCTGCTGAATGGTACCCGAGACCTGGGTGCCGACCTGGACCGTGGTCACCGCGTTCAGGGTGCCGGTGGCGGAAACGGTGGAAATGATGTCGCCCCGTTCCACCGTCGCTGTCCGGAAGGTGACGGCGGGCGTCTTGCCGTACATGGCATAGATGCTGCCGATACCGACCGCCAGGACGGCGACGGCCAGGATCAGGTATTTTTTCATGGTTGCTCGCTTTCTCGAGGAGGTTTCCTGCCGCGTCAGCCGCGGGCCGGAGTATTGATGGTGGGATGATAGCGCGTTTTGCCTTAAGGGTGCGTAAAGAGTCCAGGCGGATTTGTAAAGATGTGTAAACGGGCGATGACGGAGGCAGGAGCGTCGTCTCACCGGGAGAGACATCGCTCCTGCCTCCGGTCATGGCCTAGAATTTGACCCGCAAGCCTACCAGGGCGTTATGGCTTTCGAATTTCAGCTCGGTTGGCGTGGAGCGGTCCGAATCGAATCGGGCCGTGGCCGTGCCGAAATAGCGATAGCCGATATCGAGGGAAATGCGGCGGTTGAGGGCGACTTCCATTCCGGCGCCCGCCTGGTAGGCAAAGACAGTGGCGTCGTCTGCGGGGTAGAGGAGCAGGTCCTGGGCCGTGCCGCTCCGGGTGTCGATACCGTAGGTGTCACTCAGGTGCATGGTGGCAAAGCCGATTCCGCCCCCCCAGTAAGGGGTGATCGGCGAGCGGTTGTGGAAGTCGAAGAAGGCATTTCCCATTACTGCCAGGACGCCGAGGTTGCCGTCCGGGCTCTGGAACTGGTAACCGTCGGCCTGGTCGGTAATCGATTTCATTTCCGAGTAGCGGT contains:
- a CDS encoding Mrp/NBP35 family ATP-binding protein; the encoded protein is MSGGEEKVTVKGCGGDEARRLRELKETIDLQENIMEIKHKIVVLSGKGGVGKSSVAANLAVALALAGKKTGLLDVDIHGPSIPTILGIEGTLPGQDEGKIIPVPYNDNLKVMSVGLLLGDQSEAIIWRGPAKHGVIKQFLSAVAWGPLDYLVVDCPPGTGDEPLSVIHLLGSADGAVIVTTPQDVALTDVRKSVTFCRQLKLPLLGVVENMSGFACPHCGEVVDIFKSGGGERLATEMDVPFLGRIPLEPEMVSAGDSGKPLVEHHRELAAASAFSSVVGKIVAAVD
- a CDS encoding DUF134 domain-containing protein, whose translation is MSPRKKKQRNCVCPLRDKLGQVFKPAGTPLKELEVLILEHDELEALYLCDGQDLNQERAGEMMGVSRGTVQRLLTQGRKKVVEALVGMKALAVAGDFPGEQPTGQPAED
- a CDS encoding hydrogenase maturation protease, whose amino-acid sequence is MILLIGYGNRLRRDDGLGPALLDLAGARFAAPDLCTFELQQLVPELAAELAAPGVTAALFLDAGPADAASPPGTVTVSQLLPRVDGSPLGHQLAPEELLTVARALYGATPAAWLVTVAGADFGYGGELSAAVRSGLDEALAVVGTLLTTIRGEAPATARSAGSRPG
- a CDS encoding cation transporter, with protein sequence MPPSRDRLYRTANLLALFTIGYNIIEGVVSVWLGASDETLSLFGFGVDSFVEVISGIGIWHLIRRIRANGGESRDEFERRALRITGGAFYLLTVGLAVSAGLSLFQHHRPTTTIWGIVVSLVSIALMWLLIRAKTRVGIALESPALLADAACSRACLYLSLVLLAASAGYELTGIGGCDALGALLIGYFAYREGREALQKAKGLTCSCCSCGG
- the hoxU gene encoding bidirectional hydrogenase complex protein HoxU yields the protein MPVITLSIDDELVSGRADESLLQVIREHGITLPTLCHMEGLSERGGCRLCIVEVEGAARPLPACTTPAREGMVVRTDTERLRRYRRMIVELMLAERNHYCAVCVSIGNCELQRVAAALGVDHVRYEYLSPRLSMDLSHDRFGIDHNRCILCTRCVRVCDEVEGVHTWDISGRGVRSRIIADLNHPWGTSDSCTSCGKCVQVCPTGALFTKGVVVGEMVKDPGMLLRVLEGREKKEWAG
- a CDS encoding NADP oxidoreductase yields the protein MNRKRGGKVRLATVWLGGCSGCHMSFLDLDERLIELAGQAELVFSPFIDTKEFPAGVDVALVEGAVNNRANLAMAETIRARSRSVVSLGDCAVTGNVTSMRNILPVAATLAPFGGTGEAPFRFDYAAVPELLPRALPLHQVIAVDGFVPGCPPDPDRIWTAIGCLLRGEPVQLPEEMRSFG
- a CDS encoding Ni/Fe hydrogenase subunit alpha, whose translation is MSQTITIDPVTRIEGHATITIRLDDAGEVADARFHVTEFRGFEQFCIGRSIWEMPGLTARICGICPVSHSIAAARAGDAILGVRIPPAAALLRRLANHASLIQSHALSFFHLSAADLLLGMESDPARRNLVGLLESRPDVARNGIRLRQIGQRIVTLVAGQSVHPSWTAPGGVRVPLAPARRDEIAALLPDGFAIVRAGLALLDEIYQRHAAEIGACGDFPSLFAGLVAADGGLEYYDGLFRFTDSHGVIVEEIPPEHYDLVVGERAESWSYMQFPYFLARADSEDRGMYRVGPLARLNICDSAGTPEADRELLAFRAQRSGEWGAVTGSFHYHHARLIEILHALERIREILDNPDLLDHHVRSEAGVNRPTGVGVCEAPRGILFHDYEVDDNGIIQRLNLLIATGQNNLAMNRTIRQLAGAFIKGGQFSEGILNRIEHGIRAYDPCLSCATHAYGRMPLRLQLLAPEGTLLDQLARP
- the sfsA gene encoding DNA/RNA nuclease SfsA, with product MHLPAPLYPGTLLRRYQRFLADVALADGTVITAHCPNSGSMRGCNRPGSPVLLSRSDKPTRKYAHTWELVHADGGWIGINTALPNHLVREGIEGGIVAELQGYPHLRPEVPYGTNSRIDLLLEGAGRRCYVEVKNVTLVEGGLALFPDAVTARGQKHLRELMAVVRAGDRGVIFFVVQRADGSSVAPADAIDPEYGRLLRLAAENGVEPLAYRALVTPDEIRLTERLPVLLP